The Pectinophora gossypiella chromosome 10, ilPecGoss1.1, whole genome shotgun sequence genome contains a region encoding:
- the LOC126370313 gene encoding ADP-ribosylation factor-like protein 6-interacting protein 4 encodes MGKEKSKKRKRSTSSEDSSSSSSSDSSQEKKKLRKLKKKLKKEQKRTEKALKKKLKEKKRKLKEKRRSKSSSCSRDETKTKTEDAPADIPLELMERSKAMAPMTKEEWEKRQSVVKRVLDEESGRYRLIKGDGEVLEEIVSRDRHKQINRQATQADGAFFQANTVNKKHIL; translated from the exons ATGGGAAAAGAAAAGTCTAAGAAGAGAAAACGGTCTACATCATCTGAAGACAGTTCCAGTTCAAGCAGTTCAGATTCTTCgcaagaaaaaaagaaacttcgTAAGTTGAAGAAAAAATTGAAGAAAGAACAGAAAAGGACGGAAAAGGCATTGAAGAAGAAATTGAAAGAGAAGAAAAGGAAGTTAAAAGAGAAGCGCAGAAGCAAAAGCAGCAGTTGTAGTCGGGACGAGACGAAAACTAAAACTGAAGACGCGCCGGCTGACATACCGCTCG AGCTGATGGAAAGGTCGAAGGCAATGGCCCCAATGACCAAAGAAGAATGGGAGAAGCGACAGAGTGTTGTCAAGAGAGTCCTCGATGAAGAAAGTGGCCGATACAG GTTAATAAAGGGAGACGGCGAGGTGTTAGAGGAGATAGTCTCCCGTGACCGACACAAACAGATCAACCGGCAAGCCACACAGGCTGATGGAGCCTTCTTCCAGGCAAACACTGTCAATAAAAAGCATATTTTATAA
- the LOC126370249 gene encoding uncharacterized protein LOC126370249 has translation MQAGGPDSAAVSEAPSSGSDESDCEPQAEPDADAALTEEWARELLAGAGVASPHEVHVESRAGVAGALSRVLAVTVRYEADGEPKALPLVVKLPPRDPFGRLFVAEAQFDTREILFYTELAPALNRLAEEALGPGEGLPIPKCIKARLPDEIGGDSELVLEDVTSVGFEAADFAEGLSEDRARSALHAVARLHALSLALREREGPLDQRFDFLFPCERAAAGYLRLVRRGLPQLEAFLRGRADCVEEAAAVSVLCARAPSLLGTLLRPAEPAPLAHADFWSGNLLFKENDGVSECIALDWQMVSLGRPMDDVALLLLSSLTPEMRRAVGEKLIEDYGDRLEAESARLGASSAAAAVRRSLRADWPRAALRALLLCAGSVDVALGEPRAERRLLEAVRDLHAEGVLALKPDTEA, from the exons ATGCAGGCGGGCGGGCCGGACAGCGCGGCGGTGTCGGAGGCGCCGAGCAGCGGCAGCGACGAGTCGGACTGCGAGCCGCAAGCGGAGCCCGACGCGGACGCCGCCCTCACCGAGGAGTGGGCGCGCGAGCTGCTGGCCGGCGCGGGCGTGGCCTCCCCGCACGAG GTACACGTAGAATCCAGAGCGGGAGTCGCCGGAGCCCTCAGCAGAGTTCTAGCAGTCACTGTGCGGTACGAAGCCGACGGCGAGCCAAAGGCATTGCCTTTAGTAGTCAAACTGCCTCCCAGGGACCCCTTCGGGCGCCTCTTCGTGGCTGAAGCGCAGTTCGATACGAGAGAGATTCTGTTCTATACGGAACTAGCGCCGGCTCTGAATAGATTGGCTGAAGAAGCATTAGGTCCTGGCGAGGGATTGCCCATCCCGAAATGTATCAAGGCGAGATTACCAG ACGAAATAGGCGGGGACAGCGAATTGGTGCTAGAAGATGTGACATCTGTCGGATTCGAAGCCGCGGATTTCGCGGAGGGACTGTCCGAGGACCGAGCGCGTTCCGCGCTGCACGCCGTCGCCCGCCTGCACGCCCTCTCCCTCGCCCTCCGTGAGAGGGAGGGCCCACTCGACCAGAGATTTGACTTCCTGTTCCCCTGCGAAAGGGCAGCGGCGGGGTACCTCCGGCTTGTCAGGCGAGGACTCCCGCAACTTGAAGCATTCCTACGAGGACGCGCAGACTGCGTCGAGGAGGCCGCAGCTGTCTCAGTACTTTGTGCCAGAGCACCCTCCCTCCTCGGCACTCTATTGAGACCCGCCGAACCTGCCCCTCTGGCACATGCAGACTTTTGGAGCGGAAACCTACTATTTAAAGAGAATGACGGCGTCAGTGAATGCATAGCTTTGGATTGGCAGATGGTGTCTCTCGGGAGGCCGATGGATGACGTCGCACTGTTGCTACTGTCATCGCTGACTCCCGAAATGAGGAGGGCGGTGGGTGAAAAATTAATAGAGGATTATGGCGATCGGTTGGAAGCTGAGAGTGCTAGACTAGGGGCGTCGTCGGCCGCCGCGGCCGTGAGGCGCTCGCTGCGGGCGGACTGGCCCCGCGCGGCGCTGCGGGCACTGCTACTGTGCGCCGGCAGCGTGGACGTGGCGCTGGGCGAGCCACGCGCCGAGCGCCGCCTGCTGGAGGCCGTGCGGGACTTGCACGCGGAGGGCGTGCTCGCGCTCAAACCTGATACGGAAGCGTGA